One window of the Anguilla rostrata isolate EN2019 chromosome 13, ASM1855537v3, whole genome shotgun sequence genome contains the following:
- the si:ch211-15p9.2 gene encoding pyruvate dehydrogenase [acetyl-transferring]-phosphatase 1, mitochondrial has translation MQILRNIQYCGLQRAIRQWRSARDIRLAKLVTSNGRLCHSTVPTVSMAAVSPTMAGLLSSSRMYRANTQTDQMSPSQINHILNANEYSLSFNGYDGRNVSSVLRFDSNLLASNSPSEDRRSVATCLQSRGMLFGVFDGHAGHACAQAVSERLFYYIAVSLLPLKVLVDIEEAVENDRPVFPMLQWHKHPNDYVSTDAGKLYFNSLRTYWQELIDLEEDEHMDIEFALVNAFKRLDNDISLEAQVDFGDPYSHFTPLRVALSGCTACVVHVDGSDLHVANLGDSRAVLGVQGEDGSWSALTITNDHNAQNADELQRVWSEHPASERKNVVKHDRLLGLLLPFRAFGDIRFKWSSELLSHVCEARSEMLPTNEHAKMLPPNYRTPPYLIAEPEVTHHKLRPQDKFLVLATDGLWEQMHRQAVVEVIGDHLTGMHWQKPLTGLSFTLGQMQRLLLERKARALRALEDENSATHLIRHALGSDGFGSVEHRRLSKTLSFPPELARMYRDDITIIVIHLNSSVIEANHKASVTEGA, from the coding sequence ATGCAGATTTTGCGTAATATCCAGTATTGTGGACTGCAACGGGCCATACGCCAATGGAGATCCGCACGCGATATTCGCTTAGCAAAGCTTGTTACCAGCAATGGCAGACTGTGCCACAGTACTGTTCCAACAGTGAGCATGGCAGCGGTCAGTCCAACGATGGCTGGACTGCTCAGCTCAAGTCGGATGTACAGAGCAAACACCCAGACTGACCAGATGTCTCCTTCGCAAATCAACCACATACTAAACGCCAACGAATATAGCTTAAGCTTTAATGGGTACGATGGAAGAAACGTTAGCTCGGTTCTAAGGTTCGACAGCAACCTCTTAGCATCCAACTCCCCCAGCGAGGACCGCCGAAGCGTGGCCACGTGCCTCCAGAGCCGAGGCATGTTATTCGGCGTGTTTGACGGGCACGCGGGTCACGCCTGCGCACAGGCGGTCAGCGAGCGGCTGTTCTACTACATCGCCGTGTCCCTGCTCCCGTTAAAGGTACTGGTGGACATCGAGGAGGCAGTGGAGAACGACCGTCCTGTTTTCCCCATGCTACAATGGCACAAGCACCCGAATGACTACGTCAGCACCGATGCCGGAAAGCTGTACTTCAACAGCCTTCGCACTTACTGGCAGGAGCTCATCGACCTCGAGGAGGACGAGCACATGGACATCGAGTTTGCCCTGGTGAACGCCTTCAAGAGGCTTGACAATGACATTTCTCTGGAGGCGCAGGTGGACTTCGGGGACCCCTACTCCCACTTCACTCCACTCAGGGTCGCCCTGTCGGGCTGCACCGCCTGCGTGGTCCACGTGGATGGGTCCGACCTGCACGTCGCCAACCTGGGGGACAGCAGGGCTGTcctgggggtgcagggggaggaCGGCAGCTGGTCGGCGCTCACCATCACCAACGACCACAACGCGCAGAATGCAGACGAGCTGCAGCGCGTGTGGTCCGAGCACCCGGCGTCGGAGAGGAAGAACGTGGTGAAGCACGACCGCCTGCTGGGCCTGCTCCTACCCTTCAGGGCCTTCGGCGACATCCGCTTCAAATGGAGCAGCGAGCTCCTGAGCCATGTGTGCGAGGCCCGGTCCGAGATGCTGCCGACCAACGAACACGCCAAAATGCTCCCGCCCAACTACCGCACGCCCCCGTACCTCATCGCCGAGCCCGAGGTCACCCACCACAAGCTCCGGCCGCAGGACAAGTTCCTGGTCCTGGCCACGGACGGCCTGTGGGAGCAGATGCACAGGCAGGCCGTCGTGGAGGTCATAGGTGATCACCTGACGGGCATGCACTGGCAGAAGCCCCTGACCGGGCTCTCTTTCACCCTGGGCCAGATGCAGCGGCTGCTTCTGGAGAGGAAGGCGCGGGCCCTCAGGGCCCTCGAGGACGAGAACTCGGCCACGCACCTGATCCGGCACGCCCTGGGAAGCGACGGCTTCGGCAGCGTGGAGCACCGCCGCCTCTCCAAGACGCTCAGCTTCCCGCCGGAGCTGGCGAGAATGTACAGGGACGACATCACAATTATAGTCATTCATCTCAACAGCAGTGTCATCGAGGCAAATCACAAGGCCAGCGTTACGGAGGGTGCTTGA
- the nfs1 gene encoding cysteine desulfurase, mitochondrial, which produces MLSKTNVGVIKNILGSIGGFPSLRFKYAESAVNAVHRDRELIKSRELEKDELRPLYMDFQATTPMDPRVLDAMLPYQVNYYGNPHSRTHAYGWESESAMEKARKQVADLIGADSREIVFTSGATESNNTAIKGVARFYKAKKRHIITSQTEHKCVLDSCRVLESEGFDVTYLPVQTNGLIDLKQLEATIRPDTSLVSVMTVNNEIGVTQPVQQIGQICRSRNVFFHTDAAQAVGKVPINVMDWKVDLMSISGHKIYGPKGVGALYVRRRPRVRLEPLQSGGGQERGLRSGTVPTPLAVGLGAACEIAQQEMQYDHHWISMLANRFIEKVMAEIPNVVMNGDLEQRYPGCINLSFAYVEGESLLMALKDVALSSGSACTSASLEPSYVLRAIGADEDLAHSSIRFGIGRFTTEAEVDYTANKCIQHVKRLREMSPLWEMVQEGIDLKSIKWTQH; this is translated from the exons ATGCTCAGCAAGACTAACGTCGGTGTTATAAAGAACATTTTGGGATCCATCGGTGGATTTCCTAGTCTTAGATTTAAATATGCAGAAAGTGCTGTCAACGCCGTTCATCGTGACAGGG aACTGATTAAAAGCAGAGAGTTGGAGAAAGATGAACTACGGCCGTTGTACATGGACTTCCAGGCGACCACACCGATG GACCCAAGAGTTTTGGATGCCATGCTTCCATATCAAGTGAACTATTATGGAAACCCCCATTCCAGAACACATGCTTATGGCTGGGAGAGTGAAAGTGCAATGGAGAAAGCCAGAAAG CAAGTGGCAGACCTGATTGGTGCCGACTCCAGGGAGATTGTGTTCACCAGCGGCGCTACAGAGTCCAACAACACTGCAATCAAG GGCGTCGCTCGGTTTTATAAAGCGAAGAAGAGGCACATCATCACCAGCCAGACGGAGCACAAGTGCGTGCTGGACTCCTGCCGTGTCCTGGAGTCGGAAGGGTTCGATGTGACGTACCTCCCCGTGCAGACCAACGGCCTGATTGATCTGAAG caactgGAAGCAACAATCCGGCCAGATACAAGTTTAGTGTCGGTGATGACGGTGAACAATGAGATTGGAGTTACGCAGCCAGTGCAACAAATAG GGCAGATCTGCCGATCGCGGAACGTGTTCTTCCACACGGACGCCGCTCAGGCCGTCGGGAAGGTTCCCATCAACGTCATGGACTGGAAGGTGGACCTGATGTCCATCAGCGGCCACAAGATTTACGGCCCGAAAG GTGTGGGAGCTCTGTACGTGCGCCGGCGGCCCAGGGTTCGGCTGGAGCCCCTGCAGAGCGGGGGCGGGCAGGAGAGGGGGCTGCGCTCGGGCACGGTGCCCACTCCGCTGGCCGTGGGGCTGGGGGCCGCCTGCGAGATCGCCCAGCAGGAGATGCAG TATGATCACCACTGGATATCTATGCTGGCGAACCGGTTCATTGAGAAGGTCATGGCGGAGATTCCCAATGTGGTGATGAATGGAGACCTGGAGCAGAGATACCCAG GATGTATCAATCTGTCCTTCGCCTACGTGGAAGGAGAGAGTCTGCTGATGGCTCTCAAGGATGTTGCCCTCTCATCTGGCAG TGCCTGTACCTCAGCCTCTCTGGAGCCCTCCTACGTGCTGCGGGCCATTGGAGCAGATGAGGACTTGGCTCACTCTTCCATCAG ATTTGGCATTGGCCGATTCACCACAGAGGCAGAAGTGGACTACACAGCCAATAAATGCATCCAGCATGTCAAGCGTCTGAGAGAAATGAG TCCGCTGTGGGAGATGGTGCAGGAGGGAATCGATCTGAAGAGCATAAAATGGACCCAGCACTGA